A genomic region of Palaemon carinicauda isolate YSFRI2023 chromosome 22, ASM3689809v2, whole genome shotgun sequence contains the following coding sequences:
- the LOC137615976 gene encoding putative uncharacterized protein DDB_G0281733, producing the protein MDTHDSYTDRDTHDSYTDRDTHDSYTDMDTHDSYTDRDTQDSYTDRDTHDSYTDRDTQDSYTVRDTHDSYTDMDTHDSYTDMDTHDSYTVRDTYDSYTNRDTRDSYTDRDTHDSYTDRDTHDSYTVRDTQDSYTERDTHDSYTDRDTLDSYTDRKLRNFNQKDSVKNIPFSTVFQ; encoded by the coding sequence ATGGATACTCATGATTCATACACTGATAGGGATACTCATGATTCATACACTGATAGGGATACTCATGATTCATACACTGATATGGATACTCATGATTCATATACTGATAGGGATACTCAGGATTCATACACTGATAGGGATACTCATGATTCTTACACTGATAGGGATACTCAGGATTCATACACTGTTAGGGATACTCATGATTCATACACTGATATGGATACTCATGATTCATACACTGATATGGATACTCATGATTCATACACTGTTAGGGATACTTATGATTCATACACTAATAGGGATACTCGTGATTCATACACTGATAGGGATACTCACGATTCATACACTGATAGGGATACTCATGATTCATACACTGTTAGGGATACTCAGGATTCATACACAGAGAGGGATACTCATGATTCATACACTGATAGGGATACTCTGGATTCATACACTGATAGGAAactccgtaattttaatcagaaagactccgtaaaaaatataccgttctcaaccgtatttcagtaa